A genomic segment from Halorubrum depositum encodes:
- the nuoK gene encoding NADH-quinone oxidoreductase subunit NuoK codes for MTAVASSIPPEWYLLLSAAVFCIGLFGILTRRDALYFLMSVELMMNAANINFVAFALYYGDLTGQVFALFVIALAAAEVAIGIGIILVLYRNFGVTDVTVPTEMRW; via the coding sequence GTGACCGCCGTCGCCTCCTCGATCCCGCCGGAGTGGTACCTGCTGCTCTCGGCCGCCGTCTTCTGTATCGGCCTGTTCGGCATACTCACGCGGCGCGACGCGCTGTACTTCCTGATGAGCGTCGAGCTCATGATGAACGCGGCGAACATCAACTTCGTCGCCTTCGCGCTGTACTACGGCGACCTCACGGGGCAGGTGTTCGCGCTGTTCGTCATCGCGCTCGCCGCCGCGGAGGTCGCGATCGGTATCGGCATCATCCTGGTGCTGTACCGCAACTTCGGGGTCACCGACGTGACCGTCCCAACGGAGATGAGGTGGTAA
- a CDS encoding alpha/beta fold hydrolase, which produces MPHANNGGVSIRYEVDAPDAGAPDEAVVFCGDVGLGAWQFGWQHAALAGPHTVITPETRGVGDSDAPPGPYAVADLAADVDAVCAAEGVRNAHLVGYGLGGMVALAAALASSRPASLTVIGTPPSGDAFKPDAVWADPSDPAAVEGSLHGLLSVDFRETHPDAIRRIAEWRLAEDAGRETFEAHRAAVESFDVADRLYEVTTPTLVVHGTDDTVCPAPASETLAEGLPRGELRAVEGARHLVGVEASAAVNDALAGWLAEHGADPFSG; this is translated from the coding sequence ATGCCACACGCGAACAACGGCGGCGTCTCGATCCGCTACGAGGTCGACGCGCCCGACGCCGGCGCCCCCGACGAGGCGGTGGTCTTCTGCGGCGACGTCGGGCTCGGCGCCTGGCAGTTCGGCTGGCAGCACGCCGCGCTCGCGGGGCCGCACACGGTGATCACGCCCGAGACGCGCGGCGTCGGCGACTCCGACGCGCCGCCCGGCCCGTACGCGGTCGCGGACCTCGCCGCCGACGTCGACGCGGTGTGCGCCGCTGAGGGAGTCCGGAACGCCCACCTCGTCGGCTACGGGCTCGGCGGGATGGTCGCGCTCGCGGCCGCGCTCGCCTCCTCGCGCCCGGCGAGCCTGACGGTCATCGGCACGCCGCCCTCCGGCGACGCCTTCAAACCCGACGCCGTGTGGGCCGACCCCTCGGACCCCGCGGCGGTGGAGGGATCGCTCCACGGATTGCTCTCCGTCGACTTCCGCGAGACGCACCCCGACGCGATCCGGCGGATCGCAGAGTGGCGGCTCGCGGAGGACGCCGGCCGCGAGACGTTCGAGGCCCACCGCGCGGCCGTCGAGTCGTTCGACGTCGCTGACCGGCTCTACGAGGTCACGACGCCGACGCTCGTCGTCCACGGGACGGACGACACCGTGTGCCCGGCACCGGCGTCGGAGACACTCGCCGAGGGGCTCCCTCGCGGCGAACTCCGCGCGGTCGAGGGCGCGCGCCACCTCGTCGGCGTCGAGGCGTCGGCCGCGGTCAACGACGCGCTGGCCGGGTGGCTCGCGGAGCACGGTGCCGACCCGTTCTCGGGGTAG
- a CDS encoding complex I subunit 4 family protein: MIVEALIAVAFASALLVMLSPNEWAGRLAFALSLIPFLGSLYLWSGFDGSGNALTGGEIAYQTQIEWLEVGGRSVSWFVGLDGISLPLVVLTTFLVPLAILSAWTPIDLRQSQFYGLMLFMEANLLGVFTALDFFLWFVFWEAVLVPMYFLIGIWGGPRRKYAAIKFFVYTNAASLLMFIGFMSLVFALGDSVSSFALPEITAAIANGGLETWFGISPGRIAMVAFLAMFLGFAVKVPIVPFHTWLPDAHVEAPTPVSVLLAGVLLKMGTYALLRFNFTMLPEQASALAIPIAAIAVISVIYGAMLALAQKDLKRIVAYSSVSSMGYVILGLIVFTEYGVGGATFQMVAHGLISGLMFMAVGVVYNATHTRMVGDMAGMADRMPVTVGILVAGAFGYMGLPLMAGFAGEFFIFVGSFSAPALPYAPLFTALAMFGIVIVAGYLLSAMQSTLFGPFELATDYDVGPAPFHDVAPLAVLLVAIIVLGVAPDIFFEMIRDAAVPVVEGVSVDG; the protein is encoded by the coding sequence GTGATAGTCGAGGCGCTCATCGCGGTCGCGTTCGCGAGCGCGCTCCTCGTGATGCTCTCGCCGAACGAGTGGGCGGGTCGGCTCGCGTTCGCGCTGAGCCTGATCCCGTTCCTCGGGTCGTTATACCTCTGGTCCGGCTTCGACGGCTCCGGCAACGCCCTCACGGGCGGCGAGATCGCCTACCAAACGCAGATCGAGTGGCTGGAAGTCGGCGGCCGCTCGGTCTCGTGGTTCGTCGGGCTGGACGGCATCAGCCTCCCGCTCGTCGTGTTGACGACGTTCCTCGTCCCGCTGGCGATCCTCAGCGCGTGGACGCCGATCGACTTGCGGCAGAGCCAGTTCTACGGGCTCATGCTGTTCATGGAGGCGAACCTCCTCGGCGTGTTCACCGCGCTGGACTTCTTCCTCTGGTTCGTCTTCTGGGAGGCCGTCCTCGTTCCGATGTACTTCCTCATCGGCATCTGGGGCGGCCCCCGGCGGAAGTACGCAGCGATCAAGTTCTTCGTCTACACGAACGCGGCGTCGCTGCTGATGTTCATCGGGTTCATGAGCCTCGTGTTCGCGCTCGGCGACTCCGTGAGCTCGTTCGCGCTCCCGGAGATCACAGCGGCGATCGCGAACGGCGGCCTCGAGACGTGGTTCGGCATCTCTCCGGGCCGGATCGCGATGGTCGCGTTCCTCGCGATGTTCCTCGGGTTCGCGGTGAAGGTCCCGATCGTCCCGTTCCACACGTGGCTGCCGGACGCTCACGTCGAGGCGCCGACGCCCGTGTCGGTGCTCTTGGCGGGCGTCCTCCTGAAGATGGGGACGTACGCGCTGCTCCGGTTCAACTTCACGATGCTCCCGGAGCAGGCGTCCGCGCTCGCGATCCCGATCGCGGCGATCGCCGTCATCAGCGTCATCTACGGCGCGATGTTAGCGCTCGCGCAGAAGGACCTCAAGCGCATCGTCGCCTACTCCTCCGTCTCGTCGATGGGGTACGTCATCCTCGGACTCATCGTGTTCACCGAGTACGGCGTCGGCGGCGCGACGTTCCAGATGGTCGCGCACGGCCTCATCTCGGGGCTGATGTTCATGGCGGTCGGCGTCGTCTACAACGCGACTCACACGCGGATGGTCGGCGACATGGCCGGGATGGCCGACCGGATGCCTGTCACGGTCGGCATCCTCGTCGCCGGCGCGTTCGGCTACATGGGGCTCCCCCTGATGGCCGGCTTCGCGGGCGAGTTCTTCATCTTCGTGGGCTCGTTCTCCGCGCCGGCGCTCCCGTACGCGCCGCTGTTCACGGCGCTCGCGATGTTCGGCATCGTCATCGTCGCCGGCTACCTACTGTCGGCGATGCAGAGCACGCTGTTCGGGCCGTTCGAGCTCGCGACCGACTACGACGTGGGTCCGGCGCCGTTCCACGACGTCGCCCCGCTCGCGGTGCTTCTGGTGGCGATCATCGTCCTCGGCGTCGCGCCGGACATCTTCTTCGAGATGATCCGCGACGCCGCCGTTCCCGTGGTCGAGGGGGTGAGCGTCGATGGTTAA
- a CDS encoding type 1 glutamine amidotransferase — MTRLRFALLNAAHDGADTRRNFRRELDADLVEFDATEGNLPEHTDFDGVVVTGSRSSVYWDEAWIPALVDYVADAAAAGVPVLGVCYGHQVLAEALGGRVAGMDGFEIGYNSVRRRGDDELFDGVSEEFTAFTTHGDAVVELPPSATLLAENDHGVHAFRDGHCWGVQFHPEYDVDTAREVTEGKRERLGDARVDAVLEAITPAAHDAACEVKGLFDNFTEYARRLRAERGSRAAADD; from the coding sequence ATGACACGGCTTCGGTTCGCCCTGCTGAACGCGGCCCACGACGGCGCCGACACCCGGCGGAACTTCCGGCGGGAGCTCGACGCCGACCTCGTCGAGTTCGACGCGACCGAGGGGAACCTCCCCGAACACACCGACTTCGACGGCGTGGTGGTCACCGGCTCGCGGTCGTCCGTCTACTGGGACGAGGCGTGGATCCCCGCGCTCGTCGACTACGTCGCGGACGCCGCGGCGGCCGGCGTCCCGGTGCTCGGCGTCTGTTACGGCCACCAGGTGCTCGCCGAGGCGCTCGGCGGACGCGTGGCGGGAATGGACGGCTTCGAGATCGGGTATAATTCGGTGCGCCGACGCGGCGACGACGAGCTGTTCGACGGGGTGAGCGAGGAGTTCACCGCGTTCACCACCCACGGCGACGCGGTGGTCGAGCTCCCGCCGAGCGCGACGCTGCTCGCCGAGAACGACCACGGCGTCCACGCCTTCCGCGACGGCCACTGCTGGGGCGTGCAGTTCCACCCGGAGTACGACGTCGACACCGCTCGGGAGGTCACCGAGGGGAAACGGGAGCGGCTCGGCGACGCGCGGGTCGACGCCGTCCTCGAGGCGATCACCCCGGCGGCGCACGACGCCGCCTGCGAGGTGAAGGGCCTGTTCGACAACTTCACCGAGTACGCCCGGCGGCTTCGGGCGGAACGGGGGTCGCGGGCGGCGGCCGACGACTGA
- a CDS encoding NADH-quinone oxidoreductase subunit N has translation MVNTLPQVTALLPVLLLGFTGLALLLVDTFRPDTRSNTSMAVVSALGALASLAATVWFVASGTGSGDTGGAILLFADAVKVDTMALFFTAIFASVTSLVVVAAHDYFHDHPNPATFYSLTLFAATGMSLLAVANSLAVVFVALEMVSLPSYVLVAFLKQNRGSVEAGLKYFLVGALSSAIFLFGISLVYAATGSLMLGEVAGVLGDIASDTDGIGSRSGIAGLGIVMILGGVAFKTASVPFHFWAPEAYEGAPAPVSAFLSSASKAAGFVVAFRVFTEAFPVGASLSANINWVLAFGILAAVTMTLGNFAAAVQEEVKRMLAYSSIGHAGYALIGVAALSADGSGNGAVMGAAMAHLLVYGFMNTGAFLFVAMAERWDVGRTFEDYAGLAERAPVASTAMAVFMFSLAGLPPFAGFFSKYFLFMGAIDNGFLWLAAIGAVNSVISLYYYSRVVKALFIDDPASPTALDAIDVRPTALYAAVVFAAVATVLLLPGFGPVIETAEAAASALF, from the coding sequence ATGGTTAATACGCTCCCGCAGGTGACGGCGCTGCTGCCGGTGCTGCTGCTCGGCTTCACCGGGCTCGCGCTGCTGCTCGTCGACACCTTCCGCCCCGACACCCGGTCGAACACCTCTATGGCGGTCGTGAGCGCACTCGGCGCGCTGGCGTCGCTGGCCGCGACAGTCTGGTTCGTCGCCTCCGGCACGGGGAGCGGCGACACCGGCGGCGCGATCCTGCTGTTCGCCGACGCGGTCAAGGTGGACACCATGGCGCTGTTCTTCACCGCCATCTTCGCGTCCGTGACGTCGCTCGTCGTCGTCGCGGCCCACGACTACTTCCACGACCACCCGAACCCGGCGACGTTCTACTCGCTGACGCTGTTCGCGGCGACCGGCATGTCGCTGCTCGCGGTCGCGAACTCGCTGGCGGTCGTGTTCGTCGCCTTAGAGATGGTGTCGCTGCCGTCGTACGTGCTCGTCGCGTTCCTCAAGCAGAACCGCGGGAGCGTCGAGGCGGGGCTGAAGTACTTCCTCGTTGGCGCGCTCTCCTCGGCGATCTTCCTGTTCGGCATTTCGCTGGTGTACGCGGCCACGGGATCGCTGATGCTCGGCGAGGTCGCCGGGGTACTCGGCGACATCGCCTCCGACACCGACGGGATCGGCAGCCGCAGCGGGATCGCCGGCCTCGGGATCGTGATGATCCTCGGCGGCGTCGCGTTCAAGACCGCCTCCGTCCCGTTCCACTTCTGGGCGCCGGAGGCGTACGAGGGCGCGCCCGCGCCCGTGAGCGCGTTCCTCTCGTCGGCGTCGAAGGCGGCCGGCTTCGTGGTCGCGTTCCGCGTGTTCACGGAGGCGTTCCCGGTCGGCGCGTCGCTCTCCGCGAACATCAACTGGGTGCTCGCATTCGGCATCCTCGCGGCCGTGACGATGACGCTGGGCAACTTCGCGGCGGCGGTCCAAGAGGAGGTCAAGCGGATGCTCGCGTACTCCTCGATCGGTCACGCGGGCTACGCGCTCATCGGCGTCGCGGCGCTCTCCGCGGACGGGAGCGGCAACGGCGCGGTGATGGGCGCGGCGATGGCGCACCTGCTCGTCTACGGCTTCATGAACACCGGCGCGTTCCTCTTCGTCGCGATGGCGGAGCGGTGGGACGTCGGCCGGACCTTCGAGGACTACGCCGGGCTGGCCGAGCGCGCGCCCGTCGCCTCGACGGCGATGGCCGTGTTCATGTTCTCGCTGGCCGGGCTCCCGCCGTTCGCCGGGTTCTTCTCGAAGTACTTCCTGTTCATGGGCGCCATCGACAACGGCTTCCTGTGGCTGGCGGCGATCGGCGCCGTCAACAGCGTGATCTCGCTGTACTACTACAGCCGGGTCGTGAAGGCGCTGTTCATCGACGACCCCGCGTCGCCGACCGCGCTGGACGCGATCGACGTGCGGCCGACGGCGCTGTACGCCGCGGTCGTCTTCGCGGCGGTCGCGACGGTGCTGCTGTTGCCCGGCTTCGGTCCGGTCATCGAGACCGCCGAAGCGGCCGCGTCGGCGCTGTTCTAG
- a CDS encoding H/ACA ribonucleoprotein complex subunit GAR1, with the protein MRRVGTVVRTAGGLAIARGDRGEEPPRIGSAVVDESLSTVGRVVDVFGPVDRPYVAVTPNDGDGLAALVGGKLYAR; encoded by the coding sequence ATGCGACGCGTCGGTACCGTCGTCCGCACCGCCGGCGGGCTCGCGATCGCCCGCGGCGACCGCGGCGAGGAGCCCCCCCGGATCGGCTCGGCGGTCGTCGACGAGTCGCTGTCGACGGTCGGCCGCGTCGTCGACGTGTTCGGTCCCGTCGACCGGCCGTACGTGGCGGTCACCCCGAACGACGGCGACGGCCTCGCCGCGCTCGTCGGCGGGAAGCTGTACGCGCGCTGA
- the alaS gene encoding alanine--tRNA ligase, with product MSDLEAEYRLDYFEEEGFVRKECPSCGAHFWTRDGDRELCGEPPCEDYSFIDDPGFPEPYSLSEMREAFLSFFEEHDHERIDPYPVAANRWRDDVLLTQASIYDFQPLVTSGRTPPPANPLTISQPCIRMQDIDNVGKTGRHTMAFEMMAHHAFNTREEVDEDEYAYHGEVYWKDETVAYCDELFESLGADLDEITYIEDPWVGGGNAGPAIEVIYKGAELATLVFMCMERDPDGEYEMKDGNTYSFMDTYIVDTGYGLERWTWMSQGTATVYEAVYPDAIEFLKENAGIEHTEEERKLVHRAAKLSGRLDIDDVDDVEAARGEIADRLDVDVDRLRELVEPLESIYAIADHSRTLAYMFGDGIVPSNVGTGYLARMVLRRTKRLVDEVDVDAPLDELVDMQAERLGYENRDTIREIVRTEERKYRETLERGSRKVESLADEYAGTGEPIPTETLLELYDSHGIQPDMVADIAEERGATVDVPDDFYALVADRHEEADADEAGDEADERLGSLPETEKLFYDDQGRTEFEAVVLDVFEREEGYDVVLDQTMFYPEGGGQPADRGQLTVGETTVDVVDVQEEAGVVLHRTDADPGKGEFVRGQVDGERRDRLRAHHTATHLIGHAARQVLGEHVRQAGAQKGIDSSRLDVRHYDRITREDVKRIERVANELVRDDVPVRQEWPDRNEAEAEHGFDLYQGGVPPGTNVRLIHVGDADVQACAGTHVDRTGEIGAVKVLKTEPVQDGVERIVFAAGGAAIEATQRTEDALYDAADVLDVDPLDVPETAERFFEEWKARGKEIESLKEELAAARASGGADVEEVDLGGATAVIQRLDGDADELRATANAHVEDGKVAVVGSGADGSASFVVGVPDGVDVNAGQVVAELAGRVGGGGGGPPDFAQGGGPDVDALDDALAAAPDVLRNLQEA from the coding sequence ATGAGCGATCTCGAAGCGGAGTACCGCCTCGATTACTTCGAGGAGGAGGGGTTCGTCCGGAAGGAGTGTCCCTCCTGTGGGGCGCACTTCTGGACCCGGGACGGCGACCGCGAGCTCTGCGGGGAGCCGCCCTGTGAGGACTACAGCTTCATCGACGACCCCGGCTTTCCGGAGCCGTACTCGCTGTCGGAGATGCGGGAGGCGTTCCTCTCCTTCTTCGAGGAGCACGACCACGAGCGGATCGACCCGTACCCGGTCGCGGCGAACCGCTGGCGCGACGACGTCCTCCTGACGCAGGCGTCGATCTACGACTTCCAGCCGCTCGTCACCTCGGGGCGGACGCCGCCGCCGGCGAACCCGCTCACCATCTCGCAGCCCTGCATCCGGATGCAGGACATCGACAACGTCGGCAAGACGGGCCGGCACACGATGGCGTTCGAGATGATGGCCCACCACGCGTTCAACACGCGCGAGGAGGTCGACGAGGACGAGTACGCCTACCACGGCGAGGTGTACTGGAAAGACGAGACGGTCGCCTACTGCGACGAGCTGTTCGAGAGCCTCGGCGCGGATCTGGATGAGATCACCTACATCGAGGACCCGTGGGTCGGCGGCGGCAACGCCGGGCCGGCGATCGAAGTGATCTACAAGGGCGCCGAGCTGGCGACGCTCGTCTTCATGTGCATGGAGCGGGACCCCGACGGCGAGTACGAGATGAAAGACGGGAACACGTACTCGTTCATGGACACGTACATCGTCGACACCGGCTACGGGTTAGAGCGGTGGACGTGGATGAGCCAGGGGACGGCGACCGTCTACGAGGCGGTGTACCCCGACGCGATCGAGTTCCTGAAGGAGAACGCGGGGATCGAACACACCGAGGAGGAACGGAAGCTGGTCCACCGCGCCGCGAAGCTCTCCGGGCGGCTCGACATCGACGACGTCGACGACGTGGAGGCCGCGCGCGGCGAGATCGCCGACCGGCTCGACGTCGACGTCGACCGCCTCCGCGAGCTCGTCGAGCCCCTCGAATCCATCTACGCGATCGCCGACCACTCGCGGACGCTCGCGTACATGTTCGGCGACGGGATCGTCCCCTCGAACGTCGGCACGGGCTACCTCGCCCGGATGGTGCTCCGGCGGACGAAGCGGCTCGTCGACGAGGTCGACGTCGACGCCCCCCTCGACGAGCTCGTCGACATGCAGGCGGAGCGGCTCGGCTACGAGAACCGCGACACGATCCGCGAGATCGTCCGCACCGAGGAGCGGAAGTACCGGGAGACGCTCGAGCGCGGCTCCCGAAAGGTCGAGTCGCTCGCCGACGAGTACGCCGGCACCGGCGAGCCGATCCCGACCGAGACGCTCTTGGAGCTGTACGACTCCCACGGGATCCAGCCGGACATGGTCGCCGACATCGCCGAGGAGCGCGGCGCGACCGTCGACGTGCCGGACGACTTCTACGCGCTCGTCGCCGACCGCCACGAGGAGGCGGACGCCGACGAGGCCGGGGACGAGGCCGACGAGCGGCTCGGCAGCCTCCCGGAGACGGAGAAGCTGTTCTACGACGACCAGGGCCGCACCGAGTTCGAGGCGGTCGTCCTCGACGTGTTCGAGCGCGAGGAGGGGTACGACGTCGTTCTCGATCAGACGATGTTCTACCCCGAGGGCGGCGGCCAGCCCGCCGACCGCGGGCAGCTCACGGTGGGCGAGACGACGGTCGACGTCGTCGACGTGCAGGAGGAGGCGGGCGTCGTGCTCCACCGGACCGACGCCGACCCCGGCAAGGGCGAGTTCGTCAGGGGGCAGGTCGACGGCGAGCGCCGCGACCGGCTCCGCGCGCACCACACGGCGACGCACCTGATCGGCCATGCTGCCCGCCAGGTGCTCGGCGAGCACGTCCGGCAGGCCGGCGCGCAGAAGGGGATCGACTCCTCGCGGCTCGACGTCCGCCACTACGACCGGATCACCCGGGAGGACGTCAAGCGGATCGAACGCGTCGCCAACGAGCTCGTCCGCGACGACGTGCCCGTGCGCCAGGAGTGGCCCGACCGCAACGAGGCCGAGGCCGAACACGGCTTCGACCTCTACCAGGGCGGCGTCCCGCCGGGAACGAACGTCCGGCTGATCCACGTCGGCGACGCCGACGTGCAGGCGTGTGCGGGCACTCACGTCGATCGGACCGGCGAGATCGGCGCGGTGAAGGTGCTGAAGACGGAGCCGGTGCAGGACGGCGTCGAGCGCATCGTGTTCGCCGCGGGCGGCGCGGCGATCGAGGCGACCCAGCGCACGGAGGACGCGCTGTACGACGCGGCCGACGTGCTCGACGTCGACCCGCTCGACGTCCCCGAGACGGCCGAGCGGTTCTTCGAGGAGTGGAAGGCGCGGGGCAAGGAGATCGAGTCCCTGAAAGAGGAGCTCGCGGCCGCGCGGGCCTCCGGCGGCGCCGACGTCGAAGAGGTCGACTTAGGCGGCGCCACGGCGGTGATCCAGCGGCTCGACGGTGACGCCGACGAGCTGCGCGCGACCGCGAACGCCCACGTCGAGGACGGGAAGGTCGCGGTCGTCGGCAGCGGGGCCGACGGCTCCGCGAGCTTCGTCGTCGGCGTCCCGGACGGCGTCGACGTCAACGCCGGCCAGGTCGTCGCCGAGCTCGCCGGTCGCGTCGGCGGCGGCGGCGGCGGACCGCCGGACTTCGCGCAGGGCGGGGGCCCCGACGTCGACGCCCTCGACGACGCGCTCGCGGCGGCGCCGGACGTGCTTCGGAACCTGCAGGAGGCCTGA
- the srp19 gene encoding signal recognition particle subunit SRP19 → MVENVVYPAYFDAERSRSDGRRVPMDLAISEPTVDEIAKAVQQVGYDAVIERDKTYSREFEPRGAVVVRGTEDTAKNDLVQAVAAYLGVMRE, encoded by the coding sequence ATGGTCGAGAACGTCGTCTATCCCGCGTACTTCGACGCCGAGCGGTCGCGATCGGATGGCCGCCGCGTTCCGATGGACCTCGCGATCTCCGAGCCCACCGTCGACGAGATCGCCAAGGCGGTCCAGCAGGTGGGCTACGACGCGGTGATCGAACGCGACAAGACGTACTCCCGCGAGTTCGAGCCGCGGGGCGCGGTGGTCGTGCGCGGCACCGAAGACACCGCGAAGAACGACCTCGTGCAGGCGGTCGCCGCCTACCTCGGGGTTATGCGGGAGTGA
- a CDS encoding NADH-quinone oxidoreductase subunit J, which yields MVYATIAFGLFAAVTLAFGLGVVLARDVFHAALLLGGALTSVAVHYVMLQAEFIAAMQILVYVGGVLILVTFAVMLTRSDTETEVNSA from the coding sequence ATGGTTTATGCTACCATCGCGTTCGGGCTGTTCGCCGCGGTCACGCTGGCGTTCGGCCTCGGGGTCGTCCTGGCGCGCGACGTGTTCCACGCCGCGCTGCTGCTGGGCGGAGCCCTGACGAGCGTCGCGGTGCACTACGTGATGTTACAGGCGGAGTTCATCGCCGCCATGCAGATCCTCGTCTACGTGGGCGGGGTTCTGATCTTGGTCACGTTCGCCGTGATGCTCACGCGATCGGACACGGAAACGGAGGTGAATAGCGCATGA
- the nuoL gene encoding NADH-quinone oxidoreductase subunit L — MIDVFSYVPAIVLLPFFSFLIALGAGKYLPKGGAFGGIAATAGSFLLSLWVLATVAGGAAANRTIYTWASAGGIGPTDVELSFGLLVDPLSALMLVIVTLVALLVHVFSLGYMNDEGETGLPRYYAGLGLFTASMLGFVVADNLLMAFMFFELVGLCSYLLIGFHFREPGPPSAAKKAFLVTRFGDYFFLVGVVAVIGTFGTAQFAGPESFPALAEAALAGEGSVAWTPGGVELQTWLTVVGLLVLGGVVGKSAQFPLHTWLPDAMEGPTPVSALIHAATMVAAGVYLVARMYGFYALTPTTLAVIAFIGGFTALFAATMGVVKDELKQVLAYSTISQYGYMMLALGAGGYVAAVFHLTTHAFFKALLFLGAGAVIIAMHHNEDMWDMGGLKSKMPVTYYTFLAGSLALAGIFPFAGFWSKDEILYEALVHAPGEPLLFGGYLMGLLAVPVTAFYTFRMVFLTFHGEPRSDTARDPEPVRWNVKGPLAVLGSLAVVTGLINMVPVQKVLGLEGIDLLHRWLDNEWGGIEGLSSHHYGDIGPYSSEYIVGGEVATVLVGAAVSLGLALTGLLVAWRLYNVPSPTEHTAKLGGIKDVLYNNYYLDELQVWLAYRTEDVAGGADTFDQGIVDGVVNGVSSVSLIGGDRIRKLQNGVVSQYAALLTLGLVALILVLGATGGWFL, encoded by the coding sequence ATGATAGACGTGTTCTCATACGTTCCGGCGATCGTACTCCTCCCGTTCTTCTCGTTCCTGATCGCGCTCGGCGCCGGCAAGTACCTCCCCAAGGGAGGCGCGTTCGGCGGCATCGCGGCGACGGCGGGCTCGTTCCTGCTCTCGCTGTGGGTGCTCGCGACGGTCGCGGGCGGCGCGGCGGCGAACCGAACCATCTACACGTGGGCGAGCGCCGGCGGGATCGGCCCGACGGACGTCGAGCTCTCCTTCGGGCTCCTCGTCGACCCGCTGTCGGCGCTCATGCTCGTCATCGTGACGCTCGTCGCGCTGCTCGTGCACGTGTTCTCGCTCGGCTACATGAACGACGAGGGCGAGACGGGCCTGCCGCGCTACTACGCCGGGCTCGGCCTGTTCACGGCGTCGATGCTCGGCTTCGTCGTCGCCGACAACCTGCTGATGGCGTTCATGTTCTTCGAGCTCGTCGGGCTCTGCTCGTACCTGCTCATCGGGTTCCACTTCCGTGAGCCCGGCCCGCCGTCGGCGGCGAAGAAAGCGTTCCTCGTCACCCGCTTCGGCGACTACTTCTTCCTCGTCGGCGTCGTCGCCGTCATCGGGACGTTCGGTACGGCGCAGTTCGCCGGGCCGGAGTCGTTCCCGGCGCTCGCCGAGGCGGCGCTCGCCGGCGAGGGGTCGGTCGCGTGGACGCCCGGCGGCGTCGAGCTGCAGACGTGGCTCACCGTCGTCGGCCTGCTCGTTCTGGGCGGCGTCGTCGGGAAGTCGGCGCAGTTCCCGCTGCACACGTGGCTCCCCGACGCGATGGAAGGCCCGACGCCCGTCTCCGCGCTGATCCACGCCGCGACCATGGTCGCGGCCGGCGTCTACCTCGTCGCGCGGATGTACGGCTTCTACGCGCTGACGCCGACGACGCTCGCGGTGATCGCCTTCATCGGCGGCTTCACCGCGCTGTTCGCGGCGACGATGGGCGTCGTCAAAGACGAGCTGAAGCAGGTGCTCGCGTACTCCACCATCTCGCAGTACGGCTACATGATGCTCGCGCTCGGCGCGGGCGGCTACGTGGCCGCGGTGTTCCACCTGACCACGCACGCGTTCTTCAAGGCCCTGCTGTTCCTCGGCGCGGGCGCGGTGATCATCGCGATGCACCACAACGAGGACATGTGGGACATGGGCGGGCTCAAATCGAAGATGCCCGTCACCTACTACACCTTCCTGGCCGGGTCGCTGGCGCTCGCGGGCATCTTCCCGTTCGCCGGCTTCTGGTCGAAAGACGAGATCCTCTACGAGGCGCTCGTCCACGCGCCCGGCGAGCCGCTGCTGTTCGGCGGCTACCTGATGGGGCTGCTCGCGGTCCCCGTCACCGCCTTCTACACCTTCCGGATGGTGTTCTTGACCTTCCACGGCGAGCCGCGTAGCGACACCGCGCGCGACCCCGAACCCGTTCGCTGGAACGTGAAGGGGCCGCTGGCGGTCCTCGGCTCGCTCGCGGTCGTCACCGGTCTCATCAACATGGTGCCGGTCCAGAAGGTCCTCGGCCTCGAGGGGATCGACCTGCTCCACCGCTGGCTCGACAACGAGTGGGGCGGCATCGAGGGGCTCTCCTCGCACCACTACGGCGACATCGGACCGTACAGTAGCGAGTACATCGTCGGCGGCGAGGTCGCCACGGTGCTCGTCGGTGCGGCCGTCTCGCTCGGACTGGCGCTGACCGGTCTGCTGGTGGCGTGGCGGCTCTACAACGTTCCGTCGCCGACGGAGCACACGGCGAAACTCGGCGGGATCAAAGACGTGCTGTACAACAACTACTACCTCGACGAACTGCAGGTATGGCTCGCGTATCGCACCGAGGACGTCGCCGGCGGCGCCGACACCTTCGATCAGGGGATCGTCGACGGCGTCGTCAACGGCGTCTCCTCGGTGAGTCTCATCGGCGGTGACCGGATCCGGAAGCTGCAGAACGGCGTCGTCTCGCAGTACGCCGCGCTGCTCACGCTGGGGCTGGTCGCGCTGATTCTCGTGCTCGGCGCCACCGGGGGGTGGTTCCTGTGA